The window GGTAGTTTGTGTttgtatgtgtgtttttgttCTATTTTCTTTGTTTGGTGAGTCCATGGAATTTTTCTCTCTTTAATATTTGTTTCTCTTTTTGTGACTTTTAAATCCAATTGGTGCATTTTTGGGAAGTTTTCCACCCGTATAATATGTTAACCTCATTCACGACCAcaataaactttgtattacacAAAGGGTAAAAAATTATGAAGCAAAAAAACTGATTATTTAATGTTATAACAATTTATTTCTGCATTTTTAGCCCTTAATAGCATCACACTTTTATTTTATGcagaaaatagcaacatactttcaagtTATTAGGATATATTTGTTGTTTCTgcatattttgttataaattcctTTTTAACAATAAAACTTCACAAATAATCCACAAAATAAAAAGGCAACCTTCTTTAATTaaacttttttaatttttttttctgcatTTTTATCCCTTAATAGTAGCATACTTTCATTCCATGCAGAATATTACATTGTACTTTATAAGATTTGTGTTTTTAACAACTTTTTCATAAGAACATATACTATTTCTATAAGAACATATACTATTTCCATATGTGttttttttgtgtgtatttgttGTAACATAATAGAAAATTAGCATCACAATTTACTTTTTTGCCCCCACTCGATTAACTACTTTGTAATAACTCATATTTCTATAGTATTTTGCAGAAATATCTACAATTTATGTAaataaaaacttaatttttttccaGCAACTAGCATGTAATTTACTTAAATCGGTTTTTATgcatattttgttataaattcattttTAACAATAAAACTTTACAAATAACCCACAAAATATTACTGAAGTTTCAATAAATAATCATTCAACCATATTCACGGCCATAATAAACTTTGTGTTCCACGAAGGGTAAAAAATTATGAAGCAAAaaaatttgattattttattttataataatttatttctGCATTTacgtaaataaaaaaacattaatcctttaattaataatttattgaaAATGATTGATTCATAATTATGAGTTTTAactataaaaacttatttatttttaaaatattataattattatatgtttAGGAATATATTTATGtaacattttttaaaaattaatttgttgatgttaaaaattaaaattatgaagAATTAAAGTCATTTTTAGGATACAGTTATTATCGTATTTAGGTAATAATAAACAAACTGCTTCATGAACATAAACTTGATAATTATCAATAGACTTTCGTTGTATGTGTCATATAGCATCTATTCAAATTTATATActtttttacaaatatatattaatattaattttaaataatcaataGAAAAAGTGTTAAACAAACTTAACtcttattaataatataatttttttataaattttttatccgtggttcccacgggttgtaacctagttaatatatattattaatatatgtaTGTTGGATTTCACATGGTAGTATGCATACTTGGCCGACAAATAATGAATCAAAATGCCCTCTTGCAACTTTAGTTTCAAAACTTTGATATAAAAATATGTAATTGatatttaaatgcttttaagtaTCTTGTACAATACTTAAAGCAAATATAGCCAAAACAGTTAATAGATATATAGAAGTTAATAAGTGTGAAATAACAATACAATAATTAATTTATAACAACTTAAACAAATAACCCCGAATTCTCTTGttatatgtaacatcccattttcaaataaaaaatttttcatttttaattaaggtaaaacttTGCATATATGGAATCcaatttaagaaaatcatttgttctaaagtacattgtttaaagATCAGAGCAATATAGTAAACATGGAGTCCCCAATGCTTTTGATGAATGTATATAGTCACGTCTTTGTGTTCCCACGATCACCAatggtacctgaaaaacataatcAACTTGGTAAGCACGGAACTTAGTGAGTTTCTCCTAAAATACCTCACACAACAATACATACACAATGTATGCACACCGAACCCACTGTATAACACTGAATTGCCCCTAACCCATAGTTTCTCGATTGGATTGCCCTTGACCCACGGTCTCCCGACTGGATTGCCCATCCCCTGTGCCTACAGCTTACAACTGACACACACTTGATatattggcctacaacacaaagcaggaccaccacaatatgtcaacatatataatcaAACAAGCAATAAAGTAACcacataagcacataaaaatATCCAAAGAATGCATAACAAGAGGTGAGATAGACATCCGAATAGGTGATCTTACTCtagagccacatccaaacaagaaaCATGCAAGAAAGTCTacatcaagagttctcaggctattcTACCTTACTACATACAACCCCTAGGACACTCCATTAGACGATAACCAACATACTAGTACTCTAACCAACATACCGCTACTcatatatcctaacatacaaggATATATATCTAACGGAtcacaacaacataacaacattctatacacaaatgaaaagaaaaatagaaacaaaaaaaatatatttataaataatattattgtttTAAACAATTCATATTACCATATTACCATATGTACAATATCCATTTTAACTATCTAAATTTTTTTATTCATATTGTCTCTATTAGGATTGTTTTTCAttcatatttttattaaaaatccaaaactttaaatattaatcaACTGATTGCAACATCTTATTTAGAttcattttttattaatataCATAACATTGGATATATAAccattaaatataataaaatatgtagatgagaaatcaaatattttttttctattatatttttcatattttaataaaattaataaatttttatttcatTCGTCAGAATCTAAAAATAATAGGAAGATGAATAGAAAGAATAAATAGGAATAATTTTAATTTGTCTATGTGGATATAaacatttcttttataaaaaaaagttctTAGATTAAGATAgacaattattttattttattttgtaaatgcattttattattaatataattaatttagaaaCTTACTAGTAAATTTTAAACATAATATACTTATTCATTTTATACTTTTttcgttaatttaaatataatattaaatgtcgaatatatttaaaaaaaaactcataaacgctattttctaaaaaaaaatcacaaatatCCAAGGAAAAAGGTATTTTAAACGTAAATTACCAACAACAAAAGCTAAAAGAAAATTATATCAAAATTAATATTTAACTAAATACTATAATAATACAAATGTtacataaaaccaatgattttataaaaccaataataaataaccgaaataaaaaataattaaataataattttaaacttATTTAACTATAATAATAGTTAAGAATAATACTATATCAAAAATTATATCTAACATTATTCAAGCATCACCCATAAATGAATATAGGTTACTAAATTTATATGATTTGGAGAAAATAATATCactctagggtgacaaatgtcttctcAGAAatcgacgcttgaagaacgtcaagACAGACACTCCGTCATATTAatatggttataatgactcagaTAGAAAATAACAAAACTATTATAAGATTTACGCTGAATACACACATAACTCAGTTTTTGCAAGGTATAAATATTATGTTGATTATTTTATACTATTCACCTCATTTCGGTCTTAAGGTTTAAGACCACGATTTTACAATAATACAGAAAATACAAGATTTTTTGGGGATCATCCTCTATACACTTTCAAACAAGATACAAGGATGCACATGCTATAATGCAAGATTTTAAACAAAACTCACAaactatttttacaaaaaaatatcggattttctggagtttACAAACCactacaaagttttttttttatataaacatgcttatgaactcaccaacattttatatgttgcactttccaaaataacttgtattctcaggaactcGTTAAGCAGATTGACAACTTTGGACTTTGGAAATTGTTGTATTTGTTTTCATCATACACGTGTTATTTTTGGGATGTAATTTATGGATGAATACAATGATGCAAAccatgtatgttgttatattttaTGTATGGTGATGATGAATGcgtatgtttcatttatatacacTTGTTatgatatcacaaaataaagtcacccgcccccagacgtttccaccgttctggttcgggggtgtgacagtttttcATCTCAAAACTAACATACCACAAATAAATGTTCTAAAATCTATTAATAACCATATTTCATGCAAATAATGCTTTATATTCAACATAGAAATGAAACATGCAAACATTTATGTAAATATTTCAAATATTtcttgtattcctccccccccccccccccataaaatatgaaaactcgaaaatatggggGTATAAACTCACATTGAGTATGTTTGCGGTTGGTTAAAGAGGTGATGGTGAAGATCTTAAAGCCTAGAACACTTGAAGGTGGTTGAAGAAGTCTTTGAAGATGGTATTATCCTATGAGTTTTAACACATGATAATGTGTGTAAATGAGATGAAACTAGCATGAAAGTGTATAGAAACACTAGATTAACAAGAAATACTTACCAACAATTCTACGAACCAACATGAAGAATTAATCCTTGGAAGGTTTGAACTTGtttcttgagagaaaagtgaaGAAGTTTGAAGATGGTGACGGTTGGAGGAGTTCTCGGCCGAAGTTAaagatggggggggggggtgtgagGTGATGTTGGGTAAAGGCATtgttatatgttgtaatatttcTTATTGGGAAAAGATACGTCTGTCAAGTCACAAGTCAActcccttttttttcttttcaaccgAAAACATCATTAGTCCACTgaaatcacatggtgatttcggtccaGTGCCACCGAGATCATAGAGTTTTTGGTCCTAAACCGAGAACTCTAAAAGCGAGATCATAGAGTTTTCGACCCTAAACCGAAAActctaaaataaagtataaacccAAAATTTATGTCCTAATCAGTAGACTTTCGTTGActtgtttgacttttgttgacttgttgactttgattgACCCAGAAACTGccagttgtcacattatccccccgttagagggaatttcgtcctgaaattagttTTAGAGTGGGTACTCATGAGctagggaaaagatgtgggtacttctgtttcatttgatcttctcgttcccaggtgaattcaggccctcgcttggcgttccaacagaccttcactatgggtatgcagctttgtttcgtccttttgacctccttgtccatgatttctacaggtTCCTCTATGAAGTGTAGACTCTCGTTTACCTCGACTTCATCgggtgggattacaagagtttcgtcaaatagacacttctttaggttggaCACGTAGAATGTGGGGTGTTCGTTACTCAGTCAAATCTTAACCAATTAAGTTGTTTTTAAGCCTACATTGTAGTCAATATAGAGGACTACATTCTGGGAAAAGAATCTGCTTATTCCGAGCTAGTATGGAGATTTTATTGTTATTCAAAGTAGGGTAAAAATTCCCCCCAAAAAAATGCAAtagtaaaacaatttttcattgtaTATACAGGTAAAACATAACCTATTAACAAATTACAATCAATGAAAGGATTCATTGCTTTCTTTTTTACAGTCAACACTTATCTAATGACATATAGTTGCTTGTAACATAGCAAGAATTTTAACATCAAGAATAGATTTTAACATCAAAAACCTTACTCAAACTTGTATAAAGAATCGATTCGTAGCAAGATgttaacaaattttaaaaacagataggaagattaccttgaattggAAGATGACGGTTCCAAAATTGACTAAGAAAGAGCTACAAAGAAGGCGTGAATCGAGTAACACAGCAGTCATGAATGCTTTTGCCATATGTATTGGCTTATGTAGGGCAAACGAGATTGAATTTGTTCCTTATGTGGGCCGATTGCATGGAAATCCAATAGCCATTTGAAAAATCTTGATCGATTAGGGTTCGAATGGGGGCAAATTGATTTctctgttttttttttgttttttattattttttttattctcgGTCATCGCTTCTtctttgttttctctattatCTATTTAAaaagactaaactgcacaaatggtccctgtggtttgttgaaaattgccactttgatccaaaaaggtttggactagcaccacaggtccaaagttttcattttattgcgagtttggtccaatttactttaaacttttttgaaatgacgattttacccttcttttttgttttttaagtttatttatttatttatatatttttatgattaaaaaattaataaaaatttacCCCCCGTCTCTCTCTTAAAAAaattacctctctctctctctgtgtgcaaatacaaaacactcaagaacacacaTTGAAACTCAGGAACACATATTCATATTCATGAACACATACACAAACACTCcatattttttaagtttattctCCAAACACGCACGCTCAAGAAAACATAcatgaaatcagatctgatgAAGGGTTTTCTAATGAACACATTCAAGAAGAAGAAATCAGATCAAGTAATGGGTCTCTGATCTCATCCTTAGACGACGATCTCCTCCTCCTTTTCCTCCTGTTAAAAGAAGCCCTAACATGAAACTCTACGACCCGATCATCGTTAACAACCATAATGAATCAAGATCTAGTAGGGGGTCGAAGGCGGCAACGACTAGGGTTTAGACTTGTTCCCTTATCGTTGCCGTTCTCAGTGTAGATCTATCCAACCATCGTGTTTCTCCTTGTCGTCACCATCTCTGAATTGAATCTGTAACGGGTTAGGGTTTGTAATGGTGGCGAGCTGAAACCCTTGTAATGGCGGCGCTGGACTCAACCTAATCAACTGAGGTGTGGCGACCACCACCTCTTTACGAACCCTTCTCAGATCAAAACAAACAATACTTAAACCTGGGTCTTTATTTCCAGATGTGAATACAAACAAAATCAAACTGGTCTATATAGATGATTAAGATCAGAAAGAGCAAGCAAAAAAAAGCAAAAATAAAACCTGTTAACCACTTCTAAGAGCAAATTCTCTAGAAAATAACCCATATTTTCACAAGAGTAATGGGCACCCGTGAAGTTTTATTTAAGGTTAATGAGCACCCCAAAGAGTAATGGGCAATGTCACAACTAAATACAAGTTAAAGATGATCGTAGGGATACTAAAAAATGGGACCAAACTTGCAGATTTGCAGTACATGGACCAGTTTTAACCGAATCTAGTACGTCAATAAAAGCTGCGTTTGTAATCTATATATGATTTACATTTTACTTTCAACCCAAGGTAGTGCCGACTGGAGATAGCGTGGGGTGAAAGCGGGCGACGGCAGCTAGAGAGATAAGTGCAAACGGCGGCGAGACTTAGAGAAACCGACGACTCAGgttgttagttttttttaatctaaaaaaCCTGTTTCAAATTTCTGCGCTATTTTAGTTTGTGCATGCAACAGCAGCCTAGGTTTCAATCGTGCATTCTGCTGAATGATCCGACGAAGATTTAATTAGCTGAGTTAGAATTTTGACATGTtaatgtaatatgaaatggcgatatatatatatatatatatatatatatatatatatatatatatatatatatatatatatatatatatatatatatatatatatatatatatatatatatatatatatatatattctgtcaTCTTatgtttatttcaaaattttcattcttATTAGGCCCCTTTCATAATGGCTTTTCTTAGTAGATTTAGCAATCTGCTTAAACCTTTGGGAAGCAAGCATGTCAGGATAGGTTTATGTACCTCAAATTCACCACTTTTCCCGTCGCCCAAAAGCATGTCGGCTGCCAAACTCTTCATTGGAGGTTGGAGGTTTATCATATTAGATGTGCGTGTTTCACAAAAACAGGGTACAGAATAACAAAGCTTGCATATCATATGCAGGTCTTGCTTATGAGATGGATGAAAGTGATTTACAAGAAGTTTTCCAGCAATATGGATCATTAATAGAAGGTACATATCAATCTACTAGCATTAGAAGTATAATGCTATTTGGGCATTTGGAAGCTCGTTTGGTACTACAAACGTTTAACATTTAGTTTATACACATTTAGTTTATACAAATCACTCCAAATTTACATTTTACTGAGATCATTTGATGTCGACTCATTACAATTGTTGTGATTTTTGCAGTTAAAATTGTCACTGATAGAGATTCTGGTAGGTCTCGAGGGTTCGgctttattacttatatatctcgTAACGCAGCTAGCAATGCTCTTTGGCACATGGATGGCAAGGTATTATGTACCtgaaacttttataaaataatggAATTTGatttcaactatatttatttgaaactcctaagacttttaaatatttatttcagTTAATACATTAAACTTATTTATTATTTCAATTATAAGGTTATTTTTTCAATATCGTTTTAATGCTACCATTTTATAATCCTTAATCtaatatacttaatttgttaatttaaataaagtCTTACAAtgaaaacataaatcaaaagttaaacataaaaaaattgtCTAAAGACTACTTTTAAGATTTACAAAATTTGAATATAATGGTAAATGTAAAATCtaaatcaaaatatcaaattaacaaaaaaaacaactaaaattattttatatataattgtgCAGTTTtcgaataattaaatataatattagttataaataatataaaataaaaaacatattaaGTTAGCTTGGAAGAATTAGTTGATATTTGCAAACAGGTTTAATGatgaaaactaaaaaaatatcaaataagtgttttataaaatcaaattaaaatatGTCTATTTAAGTAAAACTTATATCAAAATTCCAAATTAACAAAAAATGACCAAAAAATATGTATCTTTTTAGTAATTATTTTTGTCAAACAAATGGTTTTTTTTAATTACTTAACCATTGAGATAATATGGTCCTTAAACATGTCTATATAAATCGATTAACCAccataatagttaaaaataaaaataaataaaaattcaaattatCTCTAGTCATGTCATCCGTGGGTGTGATTTAAATATGTATTTATCTTATCAtgtatttaagataattataatgtTTAACGTAAGATTATAACTTTAAAGTTACTAACAATGAAATAACtacaataatataaataaaaaattcaagTTTTCTCTAGTCATGTCATCTATGATAGCCTCTACTTGCAGATAGGGTTGTAAACGAACCGAGCCTGAGcctgaccaagctcgagctcggctcgtttaattttgaggaagctcgagctcgattcgatttgagccttaaaatgaagctcgagctcggctcgtgaaCAAGTTAATGAgttcgcgagcctaatcgagcctaaacgagcttgtgtgtgtgtgtgtgtgtgtgtgtatatatatatatatatatatatatatatatatatatatatatatatatatatatatatatatataggctcgtttaagctcgtttaggctcgcaagCCCACTAATTGAAGCTctgctcgagctcgtttaataaacgagcctcatatttaggctcgagctcggctcgggctcatttaattcgatctcgaatcgagcttttaacgagtcgatcccgagtagctcacgagtagctcgaCTCACTTACACCCCTTGCAGAAGACATGACTAgagaaaatttgaattttttatttatattattgtaGCTATTTCATTGTTATTAACTTTAAAGTTATAATCTTACGTTAAACattctaattttttatttatattttaattatattattgtattcTGAGCAACGAAACGAATGGACAATTCACCTAATATGGATTATATTACAAGTTTTCATTCCATTCCTTGTTTGAAtgataaaaaaacaacaaaaagcaCACCTCCTTAAGCAAATCTAAGTATTAACAAAATGCAAGCAATAAAATTCCTTCAAGAACAATGTATCCTATTCCATAATGCAAAACAAAAAACGTTTGTTTGGAATGAACTATTATGTTCTTTCTTCACTTTGGTTGTACCAAACACTGCCTTCTTATTTTCTTGATGACAATGAGTTTTCAGGTACTCTATGGTCGAAGGATAAAGGTCGAGCTCGCCCGTCAACATTGTCCTCGTCCATTAGTTCGTGTTAATGAAAGTGGACTTGAAGTTAATGAAAGTGGATTTGAAGTTAACGAGTTTCTATATGACAGCCTAGATGACAGTAGATATGAGTCTCTAAATGGCTATGAGGAGGAATTAAAGAGAGAATGGAAGAATCTTATGAAGGCCTATGTTGAAGAAGCTCGCGAGTATGTTTCGTATCTTGTAAGCCAGGGGATTTTAAACCCACCCAATAATCAAGTCAAAACCACTATCTCAAAACCAtgtcaaataaaaaaataataaagatgtaATAATTATGTTTAATGATTGAGAAATAGCTATATATTTGAGTTAATTGATGTGAGTCTATTGTATTTGAAATGATATATTAACTCTTATGGTTTTTATTTATCCCCTTTTCTTCTTTTCCtatttgaataaaaaaattatttcacatatgttttcttttttccttttcattttttaatatatatatatatatatatatatatatatatatatatatatatatatatatatatatatatatatatatatatatatatgtccggtaagaaattttttttggt of the Lactuca sativa cultivar Salinas chromosome 6, Lsat_Salinas_v11, whole genome shotgun sequence genome contains:
- the LOC111898797 gene encoding uncharacterized protein LOC111898797; the encoded protein is MCVFHKNRVQNNKACISYAGLAYEMDESDLQEVFQQYGSLIEVKIVTDRDSGRSRGFGFITYISRNAASNALWHMDGKVLYGRRIKVELARQHCPRPLVRVNESGLEVNESGFEVNEFLYDSLDDSRYESLNGYEEELKREWKNLMKAYVEEAREYVSYLVYLYTTFMIVGFSCVKSMITMTT